A window of Amycolatopsis australiensis contains these coding sequences:
- a CDS encoding cyclase family protein, with product MGSQHTEAGTSDEANLPTNWGRWGEDDQRGTLNLITDEARARAAAEVRTGRAVSLALPIQPTPVISGPFAPATQAASPVQQLLQYTGCPPLATAEVLIVTNHHPRSTHLDALAHMPRAGRVYPGRPLDECVTVAGVRHGSTAAFSAGVATRGVLLDLAADGPLPSGYAVTSEDFDAAEERENVRLEAGDALVVRCGWAMTPDADRPMPGMTLDAVQWMHRRGVSLYAGDIGDAHPALDPACPAPLHGVALPLLGLPLIDAVETGELSAACAELGRYAFLLTVAPPRIDGLTGVPVNPLALF from the coding sequence ATGGGATCACAACACACCGAAGCCGGCACTTCAGACGAGGCGAATCTGCCGACCAACTGGGGGCGGTGGGGTGAGGACGACCAACGCGGCACGCTGAACCTCATCACCGACGAGGCCAGGGCCCGGGCAGCCGCGGAGGTCCGGACGGGGAGGGCGGTGTCGCTCGCGCTGCCGATCCAGCCCACGCCGGTCATCAGCGGCCCCTTCGCCCCCGCCACCCAAGCTGCCTCCCCGGTACAGCAGCTGTTGCAATACACGGGCTGTCCGCCCTTGGCGACGGCGGAAGTCCTGATCGTCACCAACCACCATCCGCGGTCGACGCATCTCGACGCGCTCGCACACATGCCACGGGCCGGACGGGTCTACCCCGGACGGCCCCTCGACGAATGCGTAACCGTCGCGGGTGTGCGGCACGGCTCCACGGCAGCGTTCTCCGCCGGCGTGGCCACCCGGGGCGTTCTGCTCGACCTGGCGGCCGACGGCCCGCTGCCCAGTGGTTACGCGGTCACTTCGGAAGACTTCGACGCGGCGGAAGAACGCGAGAACGTCCGGCTCGAGGCCGGAGACGCCTTGGTGGTGCGTTGCGGGTGGGCCATGACCCCCGACGCCGACCGTCCGATGCCCGGAATGACCCTCGACGCGGTGCAGTGGATGCATCGGCGCGGAGTGTCGCTCTACGCCGGCGACATCGGAGACGCGCACCCGGCACTGGACCCTGCCTGTCCCGCACCACTGCACGGGGTAGCACTGCCGTTGCTGGGCCTGCCCTTGATCGACGCCGTCGAAACCGGCGAACTTTCCGCTGCCTGCGCGGAACTGGGCCGCTACGCCTTTCTGCTCACCGTGGCGCCGCCGCGCATCGACGGGCTGACCGGAGTTCCCGTCAATCCGCTTGCCCTCTTCTGA
- a CDS encoding DinB family protein, translating to MTDSDPKADLRRYLQAARDALVWKLDGLSEYDMRRPMTPTGTNLLGLVKHMAGVELGYFGDTFGRKFPESLPWYDNMDDEPGADFWASEDESQDDIVGLYRRVWAFADETIEPNPLDAAGMVPWWPPERRETTLHRVLVHVIAEINRHAGHADIVRELVDGAIGLRADASNLPDLHADSWAEHREKLERVARAAGPVQS from the coding sequence ATGACCGACTCCGATCCCAAGGCCGATCTGCGGCGATACCTGCAGGCGGCGCGCGACGCGCTGGTGTGGAAGCTCGACGGCCTTTCCGAGTACGACATGCGCCGGCCGATGACGCCCACCGGGACCAACCTGCTCGGCCTGGTCAAGCACATGGCCGGTGTCGAGCTCGGCTACTTCGGGGACACGTTCGGCCGGAAGTTCCCTGAGTCGCTTCCGTGGTACGACAACATGGACGACGAGCCCGGCGCCGACTTCTGGGCGTCGGAGGACGAGTCGCAGGACGACATCGTCGGGCTCTACCGGCGCGTCTGGGCGTTCGCGGACGAGACGATCGAGCCGAACCCGCTGGACGCGGCCGGCATGGTCCCGTGGTGGCCGCCGGAGCGCCGCGAGACGACGCTGCATCGGGTGCTGGTGCACGTGATCGCCGAGATCAACCGGCATGCCGGTCACGCCGACATCGTCCGTGAACTCGTCGACGGCGCCATCGGCCTGCGGGCCGACGCGTCGAACCTGCCCGATCTGCACGCGGACTCGTGGGCGGAGCACCGCGAGAAGCTGGAGCGGGTCGCCCGCGCGGCCGGGCCGGTGCAGTCCTAG
- a CDS encoding TetR/AcrR family transcriptional regulator, with product MNETRDRILDVALEVLGENPDAGMGDIASAAGVVRRTVYGHFPSRLDLVRTLTERAVTEMTAVLTEVTASDTEADATWAGFVARIWPVAHRYRVLLALRRGEYGEAIHSLLGPLDELLAHLVKRGQDSDVFAQHLPAGILSQLAYGAVFAIADSDLPNRIPGARAATITSLLMLGVPEPRALALVGDRP from the coding sequence ATGAACGAGACACGCGATCGCATCCTCGACGTCGCCCTCGAGGTACTGGGAGAGAACCCCGACGCCGGGATGGGCGACATCGCCTCCGCGGCCGGGGTCGTCCGTCGCACCGTGTATGGCCACTTCCCCTCACGCCTCGACCTGGTTCGGACACTCACGGAACGGGCCGTCACCGAGATGACGGCCGTCCTCACCGAAGTCACCGCCTCCGACACCGAAGCGGACGCGACGTGGGCCGGATTCGTCGCCCGCATCTGGCCGGTGGCACACCGGTACCGAGTGCTGCTGGCGCTGCGCCGTGGCGAGTACGGCGAGGCGATCCACAGCCTGCTCGGGCCACTCGACGAACTCCTCGCCCACCTCGTCAAACGCGGTCAGGACAGCGACGTGTTCGCACAGCACCTGCCGGCAGGGATTCTGAGCCAGCTCGCCTACGGCGCCGTGTTCGCCATCGCGGACAGCGACCTGCCGAACCGGATCCCCGGCGCCCGGGCAGCGACGATCACGAGCCTGCTGATGCTGGGAGTTCCCGAGCCGCGCGCACTCGCTCTCGTCGGCGACCGGCCCTGA
- a CDS encoding epoxide hydrolase family protein: MTAPTSALVRPFTVSIPDSEIDDVQQRLAGTRWPDPETVDDWSQGVRVENARSLVDYWRHDYDWRRLESRLNRFPQFLTEIDGLDIHFIHVRSKNPHAMPLLLTHGWPGSIIEFLKLIGPLTDPVSFGGDAADSFDVVVPSLPGFGFSQKPTETGWTVSRIASAWVELMKRLGYRSWAAQGGDWGAVVTTDLGAMRPEGLLGIHLNTQYAFPAQIPETLSPEERYAVETLARYTGDLGGSNHLHGTKPETVGFALADSPAGQAAWIYEKFQSKTDNHGLAEDAIAVDDMLDAISLYWFTNSAASSGRIYWENKSRTFAGPKVTLPVAVTVFPKDIPRLPRTWIEDTYTNLIHYGEAGKGGHFAALEQPEILVGEIRTGLRALRS, translated from the coding sequence ATGACCGCACCGACCTCGGCCCTTGTCCGCCCGTTCACCGTCTCGATCCCGGATTCGGAGATCGACGACGTGCAGCAGCGGCTGGCCGGAACTCGATGGCCGGATCCGGAAACGGTGGACGACTGGTCGCAAGGGGTTCGCGTGGAGAACGCCAGATCGCTGGTCGACTACTGGCGGCACGACTACGATTGGCGACGCCTGGAGTCCCGGCTCAATCGCTTTCCCCAGTTCCTGACCGAGATCGACGGGCTGGACATCCATTTCATCCACGTCAGGTCCAAGAATCCGCACGCGATGCCGTTGCTTCTCACGCACGGGTGGCCGGGCTCGATCATCGAGTTCCTGAAGCTGATCGGCCCGCTGACGGATCCGGTTTCGTTCGGCGGCGACGCCGCGGATTCGTTCGACGTCGTCGTTCCGTCGCTCCCCGGGTTCGGGTTTTCCCAGAAGCCCACGGAGACCGGGTGGACTGTCTCGCGCATCGCCAGTGCGTGGGTGGAGTTGATGAAGCGTCTGGGCTACCGGAGCTGGGCCGCGCAAGGCGGCGATTGGGGCGCGGTCGTCACGACCGACCTGGGGGCCATGCGGCCCGAGGGGCTTCTCGGGATTCATCTGAACACCCAGTACGCTTTTCCCGCACAGATTCCGGAGACCTTGTCGCCCGAAGAGCGCTACGCCGTGGAGACGCTCGCGCGCTACACCGGTGATCTCGGTGGATCGAACCACCTCCACGGCACGAAGCCCGAGACTGTCGGATTCGCGCTGGCGGACTCTCCCGCTGGTCAGGCGGCCTGGATCTACGAGAAGTTCCAGTCCAAGACCGACAACCACGGGCTCGCCGAGGACGCCATCGCCGTGGACGACATGCTCGACGCGATATCCCTCTACTGGTTCACCAACAGCGCGGCGTCGTCCGGCCGCATCTACTGGGAGAACAAGTCGCGCACCTTCGCCGGTCCGAAGGTGACGCTTCCGGTCGCGGTGACCGTGTTCCCGAAGGACATCCCCCGCCTGCCACGAACCTGGATCGAAGACACCTACACCAACCTGATCCACTACGGCGAGGCTGGCAAAGGCGGCCACTTCGCGGCCTTGGAACAGCCCGAGATCCTGGTCGGCGAAATCCGCACCGGCCTGCGCGCCCTTCGTTCCTGA
- a CDS encoding MFS transporter, which produces MAATPVPASSAVRTLIPARIDRLPWSRFHTRMVVALGVAWILDGLEITVASAVADTLTKPETLHMSSAAVGLLATIYLAGEVVGALFFGSLSDKLGRRNLFMLTLAVYLVGSGLTALTLGNGAGWVLFLYATRFVAGMGIGGEYAAINSAIDELIPARYRGRVDIAVNGTYWAGAVLGTIGTYILLNRMDLSLGWRLGFLIGPILGLIILFVRRHLPESPRWQIMHGKADAAEESISQIEQEVEHAGRSLPAVDESKAIEVIPAERIGYVALARVLFRDYPSRAILGASLMISQSFLYNAIFFTYTLVLGKFYGVPSAATPIYLIAFAIGNLVGPFTIGHLFDTLGRRTMLAGTYLVSGALLAVTAVLFYTGSLNAITQTIAWCVIFFFASAGASAGYLTVSEIFPLEVRAKAIAVFFAIAQCFGALGPVIYGALIGAGDHPVRLFIGYLLGAVIMIAGGLVARFLAVDAEGKSLEEIAQPLSAAGRKGRTRAEGASSPFST; this is translated from the coding sequence ATGGCGGCGACACCCGTTCCGGCGTCATCCGCGGTCCGTACGCTGATCCCCGCGCGCATCGACCGGCTGCCCTGGTCCCGGTTCCACACCCGGATGGTCGTCGCGCTCGGGGTGGCCTGGATCCTGGACGGCCTCGAGATCACCGTGGCCAGCGCGGTCGCCGACACGCTGACCAAGCCCGAGACGCTGCACATGTCTTCGGCGGCCGTCGGGCTGCTGGCGACGATCTACCTGGCCGGCGAGGTGGTCGGGGCCCTGTTCTTCGGCAGCCTGTCCGACAAGCTGGGGCGCCGGAACCTCTTCATGCTCACCTTGGCGGTCTACCTCGTCGGCAGCGGCCTGACCGCGCTGACCCTCGGCAACGGCGCGGGCTGGGTGCTGTTCCTCTACGCCACCCGGTTCGTCGCCGGCATGGGCATCGGCGGCGAGTACGCGGCGATCAACTCCGCGATCGACGAGCTGATTCCGGCCCGCTACCGTGGCCGCGTCGACATCGCCGTCAACGGCACGTATTGGGCCGGCGCGGTGCTCGGCACGATCGGCACGTACATCCTGCTGAACCGGATGGACCTGTCCCTGGGGTGGCGGCTGGGCTTCCTGATCGGCCCGATACTGGGGCTGATCATCCTGTTCGTCCGCCGGCATCTGCCGGAGAGCCCGCGGTGGCAGATCATGCACGGCAAGGCCGACGCGGCGGAGGAGTCGATCAGCCAGATCGAGCAGGAGGTCGAGCACGCGGGCCGCAGCCTGCCCGCGGTCGACGAGAGCAAGGCGATCGAGGTGATCCCGGCCGAGCGGATCGGGTACGTGGCGCTGGCCAGGGTGCTCTTCCGCGACTACCCGTCCCGGGCGATCCTGGGCGCGTCGCTGATGATCAGCCAGTCGTTCCTGTACAACGCGATCTTCTTCACCTACACCCTCGTGCTCGGCAAGTTCTACGGGGTCCCGTCGGCGGCCACGCCGATCTACCTGATCGCGTTCGCGATCGGCAACCTGGTCGGCCCGTTCACCATCGGCCACCTCTTCGACACGCTCGGCCGCCGCACCATGCTGGCGGGTACCTACCTCGTCTCCGGCGCCCTGCTGGCCGTCACGGCGGTGCTGTTCTACACCGGCTCGCTCAACGCGATCACGCAGACCATCGCCTGGTGCGTGATTTTCTTCTTCGCATCGGCCGGCGCCAGCGCGGGCTACCTGACAGTCAGCGAAATCTTCCCGCTGGAAGTACGGGCGAAGGCGATCGCGGTGTTCTTCGCGATCGCCCAGTGCTTCGGCGCGCTGGGGCCGGTGATCTACGGCGCGCTGATCGGCGCGGGCGATCACCCGGTCCGCTTGTTCATCGGCTACCTGCTCGGCGCGGTGATCATGATCGCCGGCGGCCTGGTGGCCCGGTTCCTGGCCGTGGACGCGGAAGGCAAGTCCTTGGAGGAGATCGCGCAGCCGCTGTCCGCGGCGGGCCGCAAGGGCCGCACTCGCGCGGAGGGCGCTTCCTCGCCGTTCTCGACGTAA